A genomic segment from Necator americanus strain Aroian chromosome III, whole genome shotgun sequence encodes:
- a CDS encoding hypothetical protein (NECATOR_CHRIII.G13090.T1), giving the protein MPNPALVLRKDISLIKLRITSFNQYHASTISSVTDTSIDSRTAPIPGLRRIMSQMSDDELVSQRNKLEKEVYALGVVINEYFLTSQLCSSYDEINSTPLVKRVRELGYSSIDEMLTNSGYFTSAVIRSKKHYKAEIKAGNKATQDLSSLVCRQAKKKKHKGTKMNTSSRQYFVRNNFQSHSFHGRTTAFGAGFHRPMFKPFSPKKELEYNALWEENGEPSPTPGPNKGFNLSRSSCIAANQPRNNNDAETWETADSCPRSMMADSYKNGVDSSFLSRRKKDALSSVRSSTSTESSLFSTEDCRNNSRVNSKMVDPASCYSPAAGVHRFITALRSCGGTATADLLRKKYRDLYKVELDKHELKKYFGVTSSRKMVETFLPDLVEITMIRGSGVRCYKLLEMRSELPPRHPPSISELYDRLISIMIEKEPEPVHLDSITNLYSEKYGVKLDPKAEYLMTWKELVLEKFAGSIQLDMRGFIHLNMEDPRLKQMVMKKRVEASLEADIGSDSFDSCNSSLSDLSTEDQDIRTTNSRMTEPKTNDRTAVYVDMSHRSQRKIQEFEDESFERTFDRNLRISRSFHGRSKVTAYYGDEELSDIAGTDAHSERKKPGLRITFSVPSEPNESTTNHQRFATCNASLNEHTSSSSMPKLKTTVPPPLGTFSSGLVQPQTSGARQRLEKTFASVGSFFRRSGVHATTREAEPSASSVRLHSGTVPMDKKVQEKCSRYPGKENLALKAEKDVECAHPYFNVHVKSAAGEARSIAAQKGLVIK; this is encoded by the exons aTACATCAATTGACAGCCGCACCGCACCGATTCCTGGTCTACGACGAATAATGTCTCAGATGAGTGATGATGAGCTCGTTTCTCAAAGGAATAAACTCGAGAAGGAAGTTTATGCCCTTGGAGTCGTGATTAATGAATATTTCCTTACAAGTCAACTGTGCAGTAGCTATGA TGAAATAAATAGCACGCCACTTGTAAAGCGTGTCCGAGAATTGGGATATAGTTCCATCGATGAGATGTTGACGAATTCTGGCTACTTCACCTCCGCAGTAATTCGATCTAAGAAACACTATAAAGCCGA AATCAAAGCTGGAAACAAGGCAACCCAAGATCTGTCTTCGCTCGTTTGTCGTCaagctaaaaagaaaaagcataaAGGAACTAAGATGAATACTAGTTCCAGACAATACTTTGTTCGCAACAATTTTCAGTCTCATTCCTTCCACGGACGAACAACT GCTTTTGGAGCAGGTTTCCATCGTCCGATGTTTAAACCGTTTTCTCCGAAAAAG GAACTAGAATACAATGCTCTGTgggaagaaaatggagaacCTTCCCCCACTCCTGGTCCTAATAAGGGTTTCAATCTCTCGCGGAGTTCTTGCATTGCTGCGAATCAGCCACGGAACAATAATGATGCAGAGACTTGGGAAACCGcg GATTCATGTCCACGATCGATGATGGCCGACAGTTACAAAAATGGCGTAGACTCTTCATTTCTtagcagaagaaagaaagacgcTTTGTCTTCGGTAAGGAGCTCGACTAGCACTGAATCGTCCTTGTTTTCCACCGAAGACTGTCGCAATAATTCTCGCGTGAACTCGAAAATGGTCGATCCTGCTTCATGTTACTCGCCG GCTGCTGGTGTCCATCGTTTCATCACAGCGCTTCGTAGTTGTGGTGGAACTGCAACCGCGGATTTACTCAGAAAAAAGTACAGAGACCTTTACAAGGTTGAATTGGACAAGCATGAGCTGAAGAAGTACTTTGGCGTGACTTCTTCACGAAAAATGGTCGAAACCTTTCTGCCGGATCTC GTTGAAATTACAATGATAAGAGGATCTGGAGTACGCTGTTACAAGCTTCTAGAAATGCGATCAGAGCTACCGCCGAGACATCCACCATCAATTTCTGAGCTATACGATCGCCTTATAAGCATTATGATAGAGAAGGAACCTGAGCCTGTCCAC CTCGACTCGATTACGAATCTTTATTCTGAGAAATATGGCGTCAAGCTAGATCCAAAAGCTGAGTATCTGATGACGTGGAAGGAACTGGTGCTGGAGAAGTTCGCCGGCTCTATTCAGCTCGATATGCGAGGG TTCATTCATCTGAATATGGAAGATCCTCGTCTGAAGCAAATGGTGATGAAAAAACGGGTTGAAGCTTCTTTGGAAGCTGATATAGGCAGCG ACTCTTTTGATTCGTGCAATTCGTCTCTAAGTGATTTATCCACGGAGGATCAAGATATACGT ACGACGAACTCTCGAATGACCGAGCCGAAGACAAATGACCGTACAGCGG TTTATGTTGACATGAGCCACCGATCACAgcgaaaaattcaggaattcgAGGACGAATCGTTTGAAAGGACCTTTGACCGCAACTTGAGG ATTTCTCGATCATTTCATGGCCGGTCAAAAGTTACAGCGTATTATGGTGATGAAGAATTGAGTGATATCGCAGGAACCGATGCACACAGTGAGAGAAAGAAG CCTGGTTTACGCATCACGTTCTCCGTACCATCTGAGCCCAACGAATCTACGACGAATCATCAACGTTTTGCAACATGTAATGCATCATTAAATGAACATACATCATCTTCATCGATGCCAAAACTAAAAACAACTGTTCCTCCACCCCTTGGCACTTTTTCATCCGGTTTGGTACAg CCGCAAACATCGGGAGCACGGCAGCGCTTGGAGAAAACTTTTGCATCGGTCGGAAGTTTCTTTCGGCGTAGTGGAGTACATGCAACGACTAGAGAG gCGGAGCCATCTGCGAGTAGTGTCCGTTTGCATAGCGGCACTGTTCCAATGGACAAAAAAGTTCAGGAGAAATGCTCAAGATATCCAG GGAAAGAAAATTTAGCACTGAAAGCAGAAAAGGATGTGGAATGCGCACACCCATATTTTAACGTCCACGTAAAATCAGCAGCTGGAGAAGCCCGCTCAATCGCTGCACAGAAGGG GTTAGTCATAAAGTAA
- a CDS encoding hypothetical protein (NECATOR_CHRIII.G13090.T2) — MSDDELVSQRNKLEKEVYALGVVINEYFLTSQLCSSYDEINSTPLVKRVRELGYSSIDEMLTNSGYFTSAVIRSKKHYKAEIKAGNKATQDLSSLVCRQAKKKKHKGTKMNTSSRQYFVRNNFQSHSFHGRTTAFGAGFHRPMFKPFSPKKELEYNALWEENGEPSPTPGPNKGFNLSRSSCIAANQPRNNNDAETWETADSCPRSMMADSYKNGVDSSFLSRRKKDALSSVRSSTSTESSLFSTEDCRNNSRVNSKMVDPASCYSPAAGVHRFITALRSCGGTATADLLRKKYRDLYKVELDKHELKKYFGVTSSRKMVETFLPDLVEITMIRGSGVRCYKLLEMRSELPPRHPPSISELYDRLISIMIEKEPEPVHLDSITNLYSEKYGVKLDPKAEYLMTWKELVLEKFAGSIQLDMRGFIHLNMEDPRLKQMVMKKRVEASLEADIGSDSFDSCNSSLSDLSTEDQDIRTTNSRMTEPKTNDRTAVYVDMSHRSQRKIQEFEDESFERTFDRNLRISRSFHGRSKVTAYYGDEELSDIAGTDAHSERKKPGLRITFSVPSEPNESTTNHQRFATCNASLNEHTSSSSMPKLKTTVPPPLGTFSSGLVQPQTSGARQRLEKTFASVGSFFRRSGVHATTREAEPSASSVRLHSGTVPMDKKVQEKCSRYPGKENLALKAEKDVECAHPYFNVHVKSAAGEARSIAAQKGLVIK, encoded by the exons ATGAGTGATGATGAGCTCGTTTCTCAAAGGAATAAACTCGAGAAGGAAGTTTATGCCCTTGGAGTCGTGATTAATGAATATTTCCTTACAAGTCAACTGTGCAGTAGCTATGA TGAAATAAATAGCACGCCACTTGTAAAGCGTGTCCGAGAATTGGGATATAGTTCCATCGATGAGATGTTGACGAATTCTGGCTACTTCACCTCCGCAGTAATTCGATCTAAGAAACACTATAAAGCCGA AATCAAAGCTGGAAACAAGGCAACCCAAGATCTGTCTTCGCTCGTTTGTCGTCaagctaaaaagaaaaagcataaAGGAACTAAGATGAATACTAGTTCCAGACAATACTTTGTTCGCAACAATTTTCAGTCTCATTCCTTCCACGGACGAACAACT GCTTTTGGAGCAGGTTTCCATCGTCCGATGTTTAAACCGTTTTCTCCGAAAAAG GAACTAGAATACAATGCTCTGTgggaagaaaatggagaacCTTCCCCCACTCCTGGTCCTAATAAGGGTTTCAATCTCTCGCGGAGTTCTTGCATTGCTGCGAATCAGCCACGGAACAATAATGATGCAGAGACTTGGGAAACCGcg GATTCATGTCCACGATCGATGATGGCCGACAGTTACAAAAATGGCGTAGACTCTTCATTTCTtagcagaagaaagaaagacgcTTTGTCTTCGGTAAGGAGCTCGACTAGCACTGAATCGTCCTTGTTTTCCACCGAAGACTGTCGCAATAATTCTCGCGTGAACTCGAAAATGGTCGATCCTGCTTCATGTTACTCGCCG GCTGCTGGTGTCCATCGTTTCATCACAGCGCTTCGTAGTTGTGGTGGAACTGCAACCGCGGATTTACTCAGAAAAAAGTACAGAGACCTTTACAAGGTTGAATTGGACAAGCATGAGCTGAAGAAGTACTTTGGCGTGACTTCTTCACGAAAAATGGTCGAAACCTTTCTGCCGGATCTC GTTGAAATTACAATGATAAGAGGATCTGGAGTACGCTGTTACAAGCTTCTAGAAATGCGATCAGAGCTACCGCCGAGACATCCACCATCAATTTCTGAGCTATACGATCGCCTTATAAGCATTATGATAGAGAAGGAACCTGAGCCTGTCCAC CTCGACTCGATTACGAATCTTTATTCTGAGAAATATGGCGTCAAGCTAGATCCAAAAGCTGAGTATCTGATGACGTGGAAGGAACTGGTGCTGGAGAAGTTCGCCGGCTCTATTCAGCTCGATATGCGAGGG TTCATTCATCTGAATATGGAAGATCCTCGTCTGAAGCAAATGGTGATGAAAAAACGGGTTGAAGCTTCTTTGGAAGCTGATATAGGCAGCG ACTCTTTTGATTCGTGCAATTCGTCTCTAAGTGATTTATCCACGGAGGATCAAGATATACGT ACGACGAACTCTCGAATGACCGAGCCGAAGACAAATGACCGTACAGCGG TTTATGTTGACATGAGCCACCGATCACAgcgaaaaattcaggaattcgAGGACGAATCGTTTGAAAGGACCTTTGACCGCAACTTGAGG ATTTCTCGATCATTTCATGGCCGGTCAAAAGTTACAGCGTATTATGGTGATGAAGAATTGAGTGATATCGCAGGAACCGATGCACACAGTGAGAGAAAGAAG CCTGGTTTACGCATCACGTTCTCCGTACCATCTGAGCCCAACGAATCTACGACGAATCATCAACGTTTTGCAACATGTAATGCATCATTAAATGAACATACATCATCTTCATCGATGCCAAAACTAAAAACAACTGTTCCTCCACCCCTTGGCACTTTTTCATCCGGTTTGGTACAg CCGCAAACATCGGGAGCACGGCAGCGCTTGGAGAAAACTTTTGCATCGGTCGGAAGTTTCTTTCGGCGTAGTGGAGTACATGCAACGACTAGAGAG gCGGAGCCATCTGCGAGTAGTGTCCGTTTGCATAGCGGCACTGTTCCAATGGACAAAAAAGTTCAGGAGAAATGCTCAAGATATCCAG GGAAAGAAAATTTAGCACTGAAAGCAGAAAAGGATGTGGAATGCGCACACCCATATTTTAACGTCCACGTAAAATCAGCAGCTGGAGAAGCCCGCTCAATCGCTGCACAGAAGGG GTTAGTCATAAAGTAA
- a CDS encoding hypothetical protein (NECATOR_CHRIII.G13091.T1) → MTETGDAKPSGVPIAELDIEQISALQRQVEQELSFFQESANQLKALIRKNEQSIGSMEVLKTATPGHTALIPLSESMYIRAELNDPSRMLVEMGTGYFAEISREKAGEFFERKRKYITQQVETIEKIIVDKKRTRNIISDTLQSKIQAQLAQMPLPK, encoded by the exons ATGACTGAAACGGGAGATGCTAAGCCATCAGGAGTGCCGATAGCAGAGCTAGACATCGAACAGATTAGTGCTTTGCAAAGACAAGTGGAGCAAGAGTTGAGCTTCTTCCAAGAATCGGCTAACCAACTAAAG GCTCTAATTCGGAAAAATGAGCAGAGCATAGGATCGATGGAGGTGTTGAAAACAGCCACACCTGGTCACACTGCCCTAATCCCCCTTTCTGAGTCG ATGTATATCCGAGCGGAATTAAATGATCCTAGTAGGATGTTAGTGGAGATGGGTACTGGATATTTTGCCGAAATTAGTCGGGAAAAGGCCGGCGAATTCTTTGAACGGAAGAGAAAATACATAACACAGCAG GTGGAAACCATAGAGAAGATTATTGTCGATAAGAAACGTACTCGAAACATCATATCAGACACACTGCAGTCGAAAATCCAAGCGCAACTTGCTCAGATGCCGTTGCCTAAGTGA
- a CDS encoding hypothetical protein (NECATOR_CHRIII.G13092.T1) → MRNDPLSTCERKFILEGFAENQRLDGRTLSDFRQVKLVVGAQCGTALCTIGETKVLCAVSASLTEPRSNRPNKGFVVVDVDMSPMGNPANEHNRLGERGLELTRLLELVLRDSRCIDVESLCVRAHKEVWKLRVDVRILDDDGGLLDCASVAAVAALHHFRRPNVTVQPHHTIIHSEYEQALVPLNIYHMPICVSFGFTKTGDYVVIDPTDKERQCLYGCLVIACNKRREVCALHQSTNLILSTGTIESCVMRAMQRVVDLSELVSTVIKDDAAKRSKYQKPAGFELTLDAQLLTTKEAHPNELVAPAVELAQEFLESEQPSVMHNENPLTRNNGSEFDERTEEEALANQVASIVDGVDNVSMDTTTQSGPSSLEMKKMISNRKREVDEVADLLEDLDDLEGEIMELNPKQSMSEQESNMDIDLLKARKKT, encoded by the exons ATGAGAAACGACCCATTGTCGACTTGTGAGCGCAAGTTTATTCTTGAAGGATTTGCCGAAAATCAG CGGTTGGACGGTCGCACATTGAGCGATTTTCGACAGGTGAAGCTCGTAGTGGGCGCACAATGTGGAACGGCTCTATGCACCATAGGAGAAACCAA GGTATTGTGCGCAGTCAGTGCTTCTCTCACAGAGCCACGCTCAAACCGTCCTAACAAAGGTTTCGTTGTGGTTGACGTGGATATGAGTCCTATGGGGAACCCAG cCAATGAGCATAATCGTTTGGGTGAACGCGGCTTGGAATTAACTCGCTTGCTGGAACTAGTGCTCAGAGACTCGCGATGTATCGATGTTGAG TCTCTGTGTGTCCGTGCGCATAAAGAGGTCTGGAAGTTGAGAGTGGATGTTCGAATCCTAGACGATGATGGAGGTCTTTTAGACTGTGCATCTGTAGCTGCTGTCGCAGCTCTTCATCACTTTCGCCGTCCTAATGTCACTGTTCAACCGCATCACACTATTATT CATTCCGAATATGAACAAGCCCTTGTGCCACTTAACATTTATCATATGCCGATATGTGTCTCATTTGGGTTCACAAAGACAGG TGACTACGTTGTTATTGATCCTACTGACAAGGAAAGGCAATGCCTTTATGGATGTCTGGTTATTGCATGCAACAAACGCCGAGAAGTCTGCGCTCTTCACCAGTCAACAAACTTAATTCTGAGTACGGGGACG ATTGAATCTTGTGTGATGCGCGCTATGCAGAGGGTAGTCGATTTGTCCGAACTGGTCTCTACTGTTATAAAAGACGACGCAGCAAAACGCAGTAAATATCAAAAACCAGCTGGATTTGAACTAACTCTGGATGCGCAGTTGTTGACTACCAAGGAGGCACAC CCGAATGAGCTCGTCGCACCTGCTGTTGAGCTTGCACAAGAATTTTTGGAGTCGGAGCAGCCCAGCGTGATGCATAAC GAGAATCCATTGACAAGGAACAATGGGTCAGAGTTCGACGAACGCACCGAGGAAGAAGCTCTAGCAAATCAAGTAGCATCGATAGTTGATGGCGTGGATAATGTCAGTATGGATACAACAACACAATCAGGCCCTTCTTCtttggaaatgaagaaaatgatcaGCAATAGAAAG CGTGAAGTTGACGAAGTTGCTGATTTGCTGGAAGATCTTGACGATCTGGAAGGCGAAATCATGGAACTCAATCCAAAGCAGTCTATGTCTGAACAGGAGTCAAATATGGACATTGATCTGTTAaaagcaagaaagaaaacgtag
- a CDS encoding hypothetical protein (NECATOR_CHRIII.G13093.T1), with product MPNLFLILGTLQLSASAQQESLPQCQCIPPRTGTHECQQYDSRYQAATLEEAMASFPDLSLNQDDTGHLTTLQSEATCQTQECLDCQKDLRKKLERVGLMAATIDSVIQAQNTTSTCKKYRFARKDEGVYEKNLDHDNDDDDDSDDSSSDEDEKKKKKKWEEARMNMKQANPKIFFSRYSHRHKRQMPESTIDPTTGQTIVGERFVLSCSSKGVTTDTSGTVSLCSSCWIWRRLPSNYSPQYINELVCDATDSNCLSGYATCGIGHRTIEVVRNDSGTLTTVALSAGSYCECRVAVNSAIQSLVTGAGLQATLPALNSTPVGK from the exons ATGCCGAACCTCTTCCTGATACTCGGTACTCTGCAACTGTCTGCTAGTGCACAACAAGAATCGTTGCCACAG TGTCAATGTATTCCTCCACGCACTGGGACACACGAATGTCAACAATACGATTCACGATATCAAGCTGCAACGCTTGAGGAGGCAATGGCATCATTCCCTGATCTGTCCCTGAATCAGGATGATACGGGACATCTCACCACATTGCAA AGTGAAGCCACCTGCCAAACACAGGAATGCCTGGATTGTCAGAAGGATCTACGGAAGAAACTGGAAAGG GTAGGATTGATGGCTGCAACCATAGACAGTGTCATCCAAGCGCAAAATACAACCAGTACATGCAAAAAGTATAGATTTGCTAGGAAGGATGAGGGAGTGTACGAGAAAAATTTGG ACCACGATAACGATGATGACGATGATAGTGACGATAGTAGTTCGGATGAAgacgagaagaagaagaagaaaaaatgggaagaagCAAGAATGAACATGAAACAAGCGAATccaaaaatcttcttctcaCGATATTCACATCGTCACAAGAGGCAAATGCCGGAATCAACTATCGATCCTACCACCGGGCAGACAATAGTTG GAGAACGATTCGTTCTATCTTGTTCTTCCAAAGGAGTCACTACAGACACCAGTGGTACGGTATCGCTTTGCTCTTCTTGTTGGATATGGAGGCGCTTGCCTAGTAACTACTCTCCGCAGTACATAAACGAACTTGTCTGTGACGCTACCGACAGCAACTGCTTAAGCG GATACGCCACATGTGGAATTGGACACCGAACGATTGAGGTAGTCCGCAACGACAGCGGTACACTGACTACCGTAGCGCTTAGCGCCGGATCGTACTGCGAATGTCGTGTAGCG GTCAACTCCGCCATTCAATCTCTCGTCACGGGTGCAGGACTGCAAGCTACGCTGCCAGCACTCAATTCTACTCCCGTTGGCAAATGA
- a CDS encoding hypothetical protein (NECATOR_CHRIII.G13094.T1) yields the protein MLGNILFLTAAKIGLACSPSPSGYLATVTFISDLRYIPEHNKLYKDHVSNLIKSALVEYGVDYNSKIPTFNVRSINDKVAVDVHIPTADCITLYAFGRKMKKSSAMVKRASAYCGTNPIQYL from the exons ATGTTAGGGAACATTTTGTTCCTAACCGCTGCGAAAATAGGGCTG GCCTGCTCTCCGAGTCCCTCGGGATATCTGGCAACAGTGACTTTTATCAGCGATCTACGCTATATTCCCGAGCATAACAAGTTATACAAGGATCACGTGTCGAATTTA ATCAAATCCGCCCTGGTAGAGTACGGTGTCGATTATAACTCGAAAATCCCCACGTTCAACGTTCGTAGTATCAACGACAAAGTGGCGGTGGATGTTCACATTCCAACAGCGGATTGTATTACG CTCTACGCTTTTGGtcgtaaaatgaaaaaatcgtcGGCTATGGTGAAAAGAGCCTCTGCTTACTGTGGAACGAATCCGATACAGTATCTTTAA
- a CDS encoding hypothetical protein (NECATOR_CHRIII.G13095.T1), which yields MFHGPRDLESDRVRDNRGTNANDADSNQLTSNGRLSRNDLKLIGITLDATRWDSSRSLLSDTSKGPISTVTAYGIPRNFIDLFVVTRLSDEPDEPARAYHVRAHTCTRLYACVLSKLLLLSLLLLLLLLILLLLLLLLLLLLLLLLLLLLLLLYNSLFVRMINLEFIKKEPLE from the exons ATGTTCCACGGACCACGTGATCTCGAATCCGATCGGGTTCGGGACAATCGTGGGACAAACGCCAACGATGCCGATTCCAATCAGCTAACTAGTAATGGTCGA TTGAGCcgaaacgacctgaaactcATTGGAATCACGCTTGATGCGACTCGATGGGACTCCAGCCGATCTTTGCTGTCTGACACCAGcaaaggtcccatctcgacCGTTACCGCTTACGGAATCCCGCGAAACTTCATAGATCTCTTCGTTGTGACTCGTCT GTCCGATGAACCTGATGAACCTGCACGTGCTTACCACGTACGTGCACATACGTGCACGCGCTTGTACGCTTGTGTGCTGAgtaaattattgttattatcgttattattactactactattattaatattattattattattattattattattattattattattattattattattattattattattattgctatatAATTCACTTTTTGTTCGGATGATTAACCTGGAGTTCATTAAAAAGGAGCCTTTGGAATAA
- a CDS encoding hypothetical protein (NECATOR_CHRIII.G13096.T1) — protein sequence MGSGEKNRRRLTDPGICLSACKFHEFLERAIITPLFLLSLKLLLLLLLLLLLLLLLLLLLLLLLLLLLLLLLLLLLLLLLY from the exons ATGGGAAGCGGAGAGAAAAACCGCCGCCGCTTAACTGATCCGGGCATATGCTTATCCGCATGCAAATTTCACGAATTTCTCGAACGCG CCATTATTactcctttatttttattgtcattaaaattattattattgctattattattattattattattattattattattattattattattattattattattattattattattattattattattattattattattattattattatattaa